In Candidatus Melainabacteria bacterium, the genomic stretch AGCTCGATGGCATTGCGGAATTCTTGATAGCTTCCGAGCGTAATTCGACGAGATTGGACGTCCGCATTTTGAAACTTGAAAAAAGAGTTGATGATATTGAGCGCGGGCAGAACCGCTCCGCCTAATTGCGACGGTCTTGTTGATTCACCGGAGCTTCTCCATTTTGTGTAGCGTCCAGGTCGTGTCGAGCCGATAGTTTTTCGATTAGTGGTTCTAGTTGCTGGGCAACGAAAGCATGACCCCTGGATGAGAAGTGGTACTCCAGGAAGTATGAATGGAAATCAGCATCGAAAAATGGTCGGGTCAGATCGAGAAATGCAAAGTTTTGACGATGAGCCAGGAGCTCGAATAAACTTTGCTGCCGTTGTAAGTCAGGATCCTGAACAACGTTAGGAAAGATAATCAAGGCGAACTTGCCACCGTCTGCGGTGATTTCCTTGTTTATTCTGGTGAGCAGGGCTTCGGTAACATTGTCCGGGTTTTGTTTGGCATAAGGTACTGTCCATGTCGATGGTCTGTCATTCTTCACAAACGCGTTGGTTAGATTGGTTAACCAGCCCATCCACTTCCTGTAATTGTGTTCGTTGATGCTCAACACTAAACCCGTCGCCGAGATAACTCCGTAAATGCGACTGTTCTCTTTCAGGTAGTCCCAGAAAGGATGAGGTTTTAGCTTGCTGCTGCAGGCTTCAAGCACGCTTGGATCCATCTGTAACTGATTGTTTGCGTCGAGGTAAAAGTACGGTCTTGGTTGAGAAAGCACCGTTGGTCCCGGCGTAAAAATGTTTTCGACTGAATCGCCTCTGTTGTAGAGCAAGAGAACGATGTCGGGGTGGTATTGGCGCACGTCGCGCTCGTACTGCAACAGCTGCTGTCCTGTCGAGTAGCCCGAACAGGCGAAATTTATAACTTCGTACTTTTGTCCGCCCTCGTTCAAGAGCCTCTCTACGACTTTGCCGTAGGTTTCGTTGAGAGGAACTTGCATGCCTTCGGTCGATGAATCACCAAGCAATGCGATCCTTCTCACGCCAGGTGATTTGCTTATCTGGTGCTCGCTGTCGCGCAATCCTGATGAGCTGAGTTTGTCGTGCGAATAGCCTTCCATGCGCCATGTGACAAGTTTGCCCGGAATGTGCTTCGAGCCGAGCTGTTTGTCGGGTTGGAGAAATTCTTGTTCCCCGATTCCTGCAAATTTGAAAAATGTTTCTAAAACAAGAACCGCCAGAATTAACAAGATGATGAACTCGCCAGTGCGGAGAAGCCATCGTTTCTTGGCTTTTGGAGCGCCTGGAGGCAGTGTGATGTCCTGCGTTTCTGATTCTGTCTTTACTTGCTGTGGTGTCATAAGTGGTGTCATCAGAATTGGAAGTATATAAAGGGAGCAACTTGCATGGGTGCAAATCCCAAAATTACAATTGCGATGCTTAAATAGGCAACTGTTTGAGCTGGAGCCGAGTTTAGCCACCAGTGCAGGACGGCGGCGGCATATTTATTGCTGCTCTTTTCAAAGAAGGCTTTGATTAGAAGGAAGCACCAGTAAAGCGAAAGTGCCAGGGGTAAGCATGATGAGAGGAAGCTGTCGACGACTATGCCGGATGCTGCTGGAATGTACATCTTCTGCGCTATGGCGAATGCTTGAGGCAGTCCATCGGCTCTAAATAGAATTCCAGCCTGGAACAGAAAGAAGATTGTGAAAGCTATGCCGGCGCAGTGCCAGATGGGCGTTGGGCGCAACTTGGTCAGCGCAGGAATTTTGGAAACCAGATCGTGCCACTCTTTCGATAGCACCAGTCCCATGCCGTGAAACGCCCCCCAGATCACGTAGTGCCAGGCTGCACCGTGCCATAATCCACCCAGCACCATCGTAATGAATACGTTTCTTCGCACTTTCCATGCGCTTCCACGAGAACCGCCTAGTGGGATGAAAAGGTAGTCACGTAGCCATGTGGAGAGAGACATGTGCCAGCGTCTCCAGAAGTCAGTCAAGTTGGCCGCCAGAAACGGTAAGTTGAAATTCTCTGGAACCTTGTAGCCAAAGAGAAGCGCGGAGCCTCTTCCTATATCTGTGTAACCGGCGAAGTCGAAAAAGATTTGAAACGTAAATCCAGCAACGGCGATCCATGCATCCAGCATGCCAAGTTTGTCGATGTGACTGAAACCCGCATTCACAACGGCTCCCAGATTGTCTCCCAGTACAATTTTTTTGAAGAGTCCCTGAAAGATGAGGAATAATCCGTCGTAGAAATTTTGAAATTTGAAGACGATTTTTTCATCGAGCTGGTGGATAAAATCCTGAAAACGCTTGATTGGTCCTGCGATTTGCGAAGGAAAGAAGGCTGCAAAAAGAGCGAAGTCGCGAATGTTTTTTACTGGTTTGTGGCCGCGATAGATATCTGTAATGTAATGAATGAATTCAAAAGTGAAAAATGAAATGCCGAGCGGCAAAATGATCTTCAAAGCAGGGCTCTGGAGAGTGGCAGCCTGAGCGCCTGCTGTGTGAGTGATCCAATTGACGGATTGCACCACTGAATCGACCAGAAAATTTGCGTACTTAAAGAAGCAAAGGCATCCGAGGTTGAAAACCAGACCCGCCGTCAAAAGAGATTTTCCTTTTTCACGGTGTTTGTCGATGGCAATGCCGATTGCGTAATTGACCAGTGTGAGAGCCAATATCAGCAAGCCGTAAGCCGGCATCCAGTTCATGTAGAAAATGTAGCTTGCCACCAAAAGTAGTGTGCGGCGGAATTTTTCCGGCAGCACCCAGTAAAGCAAGACAACGATCGGCAGAAAAACTAGATATGTAAAGCTGTTGAACAGCATCGCAATTACCCGCTACGCCCGAGAAATCAAGGGTTGAGCGATGATAGCATGCTCTGCACTTGCAAACCTTTTCTGGGTCACATATTAGCTGCGTCTTCTAATTGCAGTCAGGTGCAGACTAGTTCTTGAGCGGAAGGACATTCAACTGTTTGATGCCGCATCCAGCTGCCGCGTCCATAACAGCAACGACATACTTTTGCAAAGCGTCGCCTTCAGACTGAAGATTGAGAGGAATATCGGTTTGCCCTGCGGTGGTTTGTTCGGCCTTGATCGCTGCTGCGACACCGGTTGTATCGGGCGGATTGACGGGTTTTCCGTTCAGCATGATCTGACCGCTGGCTGTTACTGTTACGTCTATTTTCGGTCCCTTGCTGGGTGGGCTGGGTGAGCCACCACGCTTGGGCGGTTCAACTTTCAAAACAGTGGTGTTTACCAGTGGTGCAATCAAGATCATGATTACGAGCAGCACCAGAAACACGTCGGTGAGCGGAGTGACATTGATTTCGGTAAATACTTCGCCGGCGCGACCGCCAATTGCCATCTCTCATCAACCTCTGCTTGTAACTGGATGTAAGTTTAACGCCTTCCAGGCTATCTGAGCCACCTGAAAAACCCTGATGTTAAGGCTGTCCGCTTGACAAGCTTTTCTGCAGAGACGACCTCGCAGGTCGTCGGTGGCTACGTCAGCCGCGCTAACTTCTTATCTCATTACTTTTTCGGATCATGACTGGTAATTAAAGACATGCTTTAAGTCTTTAAGTCAGGCGTGCCGCGCGAAGAAGAAATTATAGAGCCTCTAGATCCTCGCTGCACAGGTTTCTCCAGCAACTTATCATTCGTTCTCAGGATGTTGCCTTTGTCAAGAGTCTTGCTCTAGGGTCAGGGTCTCATCCCGTTTTCTTGTTCTACCCGGCTTAACAGCAAACCAAGTAGTCCCTGCCTAGCACGACACCGTCACCTGCGCATTCATCAAGCGTGTGTGTGTTGCCGTCTGTCAGTCACATCGATGCGCACTCCGGTCGCTCGGTGCTTGGAGCAATGTTAGCCATTTTGTTTTCAATCCGACGCAGGCGGTTCGCTTTGATGAGGTGCGTTCCGTGCTCGTGTCACAAACGAAAGTGAAATTATGAAAATCGTACAACCGCTCCAGATCCTGGGCGCTCCCGAATCGACCGGCCGCGAAATCCCTTCCCCCAGCGGTGAGGGCACTGGCCGCATCTACGCCGACGGCAGCGTGCTGTGCCTGACTACCGGCAAGTGGTACGCGCCCGAAGCCGCTGACACCGAGCTCATCGCCATGCGCCGCGAGTTCGACCGTGTCAACGGCATCACCGTTTCCGACCGCATGGGGATCAGCACTCCGCTGCCCCACCGCTTCTAACCATCCGCACCCTCGCAGAGAGCTGAAGAACTAGCTATCGCTCAGGCGACAGTTCTCCAACACACCGCCCGTGGTGCCCTAGACGAGGACGCGCATCGTTGCGCCCTCCAGGGGTAACTATCATGAAAAAGTCCACCAAGCTCATGGCCGGCTTCGCTCTGGCTGACCTTGTTCTCTGGATTGCCCTCTCACCTCGTTTCGCCACCAGGCTGTATCACTCCAAGCTCTTCAAGAGCAACGGTGTGCGCGGCTCGATGGACCTGGTTCGCCAGTACGACGAGGTGGAAACTTCGCCCATCGACTTCCAGGCGAAGGACGGCACTCCTCTTCGAGGCTGGTTATACAAGCATCCGACCAGCAAGAAGGTTTTCATTTACAACCAGGGTCGCAGCAGTGACCTGGGTAAGGCGCTGAACTACGCGAAGGTGATGTTGGCGGCTGGTGCTTCGGTTTTCTCTTACGAGTACCGCGGCTTCGGCGACACGCCAGGAGAGCCTTCCGTGGTCGGTATATGCGAAGACGGTCTGACCGCGTATGACTACGTGGTCGAGCAGCTCGGCTATGAACCAGAGGACATCATCATCTACGGTGAGTCGCTCGGTGCCGGGGTTGCTGCCTACGTTTCTGAACGCCGCAAGGCTGCCGGACTCGTACTCCAGTCTGGCTTCGCATCGCTCGAGCGCATCGGCAAAGACATGTTCGCTGCGCTCAGGGTCTACCCGAGTTGGCTGTTCCCTCGTCCGAAGCTGGATAACGCCAGGGCGGTGACCAAAAATCACCCGCCCCTGCTGGTTATCCACGGGGTTCACGATGAAGTCATCCCCGTCCATCACTCGCGCCTCATCTTCGACGGCGCCAGTGGCTCCAAGCAACTGGTTCATCTGCCCAACTCCGGTCACACCGACCTGGTCGAGGCTGATGGTCCGGCGTTCGTAGGTGCGCTCCAGAACTTCCTGACCGCGCTTGCGTAGTTTCTCAAGCCCGGCTGCCCGGTGTCGAATCGGGCAGCCTGAGGCGCTTTGCGTCTCGTTTCCGCGCATTGTCCAACTCAGACAAGACGCATTTTTCCTCCAACAACACTAGAAAACCAGGCTCAGACCTGGAATAGGAGAAGCTTATGAATCAACTTCTGAATTACGTTCGAAACGCGCATCCGCGGCTGTTCCGAGCCATCTTTCCGCTGCTCGTCAGCGTCTACGGCGACCGTGCCTTCCGTCTGCTCGCGAAGTTCATCACGCATGACCACTGGGATTGCGACAACAACGCCGAGACGGTGCTCGCTCTGCTCTTCCTGCGCGGCAAGTTCGATGTTCTTCCCAAGGACGTCGTCAAGCACCTGCGCGCCGTCGAGGTGGATCGGTCTCTCACCGGCGACGCGTTGATGCGGGCTGTCTGTCTGAACCCCAACTTCCAGGTGGCACTGGCTCGGTATCGGCGGTTCATCGTCCAGGAGCCTGGCAAGGTCAACCTGGGCGATTACGTCAAGATCATCGCCGACAACAACGTCGCAGTCATGCAGACGGAAGAGGAGCTGCGGCTTTTCACCCGTCAGCGCATCGCCCGTGCCGTCGCCGAGAACGTCCAGGGCATGGTGTGGCGCGGCGCCCCGCTCTACCACACTGCCGAAGGACTGAGTGGTGACGACGTCGTGCGCGTCATCGCCGAGGAGTGCGACAGGGCACCCTTCCCGATGGTGCTCGAGCTGTGCGCTCTCCGTCACGAGGCGCGCGTCCCTGTCTTGCACGACCGGGCGGAGAAGGTGGCTGACCTCTGCATCCGTTTCACGGACAGCGTCGGCTACATGGACTTCGCTGCCGACGAGACCTCTTTCCATTCCCGGGAAGACTATCGCTGGTATCTCATCGACGCCGTTCGTGCCTGGACCGTACGTCTGGCCCTGGGGCGTCCGCTCGTCATCGACACGCACATGGGCGAGACCGTGGCGGTCGGCGACTCGGACCGGCAGATGCTCGACCAGGTCGAGGCGCTTCTTCAGAAGCTCGCCCGCAACATGGCTGGGCTCGCTCGTCGGGCTGATGGCGATGTCGGCCTGGTGGAAGGACTCGAGACCATCTTCGGCAGCTTCAGCGAGGCGGAGAAGCCCCGTTTCGAAGCGGCTGAAGTCGAGGTGCGTCGTCTCATCGCTTCGCGCGGTTTCACGGCGGACCTGAAGGGCGGGAAGGCGATGTTCTTCTCGGTCTTCCTCGGTCACGGCATCAATGACCTGGTCAGCGATCGCCCGCGTTCCATCTGCGTCAGCTCCAACCTGTATCTGCTGCCCGAAATCGGCTCGGTGGACAATCACAGCATCGGTCAGCTCTTCGCCGAGGGCAAGCCGATCACACTCGGTCCTGATGGTCTCGACCCGCTCGGCATCGTCGATGCCAGCCAGGACTACGCTCTGCTCTGGCACAGCAAGCATGCGTTCCGTCTGCCCGACTTCAAGCGCATCGCTTTCACTGCCGTGAACACGTTCAATGCGTCGCCCGAGAAGGTGGCCAGAGCTCGTGCTGCGGCGGTGAAGTTCTACGGTGAGGAGTAATCGCTGTTTGCTGTAAACCGGTATCGGCTGCCGTTCTGGTAAACCGATATCGGCGCGCAGCGGAGAGCAACGGTTGAAAGACCGTGAGGAAGGTAGGTGGGCTTCGGCCCTCCTGCTTTTCTCAAACCCCCTATATACTATAGCGTATCGTATAAGGTCATGATTTTTTCCAACATTTGTCGTGACTGAAGCGCCACGGTTACCACTTCCTAGGAC encodes the following:
- a CDS encoding SGNH/GDSL hydrolase family protein, translating into MTPLMTPQQVKTESETQDITLPPGAPKAKKRWLLRTGEFIILLILAVLVLETFFKFAGIGEQEFLQPDKQLGSKHIPGKLVTWRMEGYSHDKLSSSGLRDSEHQISKSPGVRRIALLGDSSTEGMQVPLNETYGKVVERLLNEGGQKYEVINFACSGYSTGQQLLQYERDVRQYHPDIVLLLYNRGDSVENIFTPGPTVLSQPRPYFYLDANNQLQMDPSVLEACSSKLKPHPFWDYLKENSRIYGVISATGLVLSINEHNYRKWMGWLTNLTNAFVKNDRPSTWTVPYAKQNPDNVTEALLTRINKEITADGGKFALIIFPNVVQDPDLQRQQSLFELLAHRQNFAFLDLTRPFFDADFHSYFLEYHFSSRGHAFVAQQLEPLIEKLSARHDLDATQNGEAPVNQQDRRN
- a CDS encoding MBOAT family protein: MLFNSFTYLVFLPIVVLLYWVLPEKFRRTLLLVASYIFYMNWMPAYGLLILALTLVNYAIGIAIDKHREKGKSLLTAGLVFNLGCLCFFKYANFLVDSVVQSVNWITHTAGAQAATLQSPALKIILPLGISFFTFEFIHYITDIYRGHKPVKNIRDFALFAAFFPSQIAGPIKRFQDFIHQLDEKIVFKFQNFYDGLFLIFQGLFKKIVLGDNLGAVVNAGFSHIDKLGMLDAWIAVAGFTFQIFFDFAGYTDIGRGSALLFGYKVPENFNLPFLAANLTDFWRRWHMSLSTWLRDYLFIPLGGSRGSAWKVRRNVFITMVLGGLWHGAAWHYVIWGAFHGMGLVLSKEWHDLVSKIPALTKLRPTPIWHCAGIAFTIFFLFQAGILFRADGLPQAFAIAQKMYIPAASGIVVDSFLSSCLPLALSLYWCFLLIKAFFEKSSNKYAAAVLHWWLNSAPAQTVAYLSIAIVILGFAPMQVAPFIYFQF
- a CDS encoding biopolymer transporter ExbD encodes the protein MAIGGRAGEVFTEINVTPLTDVFLVLLVIMILIAPLVNTTVLKVEPPKRGGSPSPPSKGPKIDVTVTASGQIMLNGKPVNPPDTTGVAAAIKAEQTTAGQTDIPLNLQSEGDALQKYVVAVMDAAAGCGIKQLNVLPLKN
- a CDS encoding alpha/beta hydrolase, which produces MRPPGVTIMKKSTKLMAGFALADLVLWIALSPRFATRLYHSKLFKSNGVRGSMDLVRQYDEVETSPIDFQAKDGTPLRGWLYKHPTSKKVFIYNQGRSSDLGKALNYAKVMLAAGASVFSYEYRGFGDTPGEPSVVGICEDGLTAYDYVVEQLGYEPEDIIIYGESLGAGVAAYVSERRKAAGLVLQSGFASLERIGKDMFAALRVYPSWLFPRPKLDNARAVTKNHPPLLVIHGVHDEVIPVHHSRLIFDGASGSKQLVHLPNSGHTDLVEADGPAFVGALQNFLTALA